Proteins from a single region of Harmonia axyridis chromosome 4, icHarAxyr1.1, whole genome shotgun sequence:
- the LOC123678374 gene encoding solute carrier family 25 member 44 — protein MKTVVEATMGEKLPPGFIIRSIEWDMMDKVKFLPLSMLSSFSVRCALYPLTLIKTRLQVQKHNALYNGMIDAYIKIYKGEGFSGLYRGFWLSSLQIFSGGLYLTIYEDMRQILAKQDILNSKMRSFVAGAAASVVGQSIVVPFDVLSQHLMMLGVQNNVKNKGLKDKFNPLNIDASPGRSKFVITMDVVRQILKVDGIPGFYRGYFASLSVYVPNSSLWWGFYQLYQDQLFAIAPVWVSQLFIQTTSGMLGGFTTVIITNPLDIVRTRMQVTRLDSWSLAFRGLWKEEGLRMFAKGLSARLLQSASYSFGIILGYETIKRISVKEEYKEYVRW, from the exons ATGAAGACTGTGGTTGAGGCAACCATGGGGGAAAAACTTCCCCCTGGCTTTATTATAAGGTCTATAGAATGGGATATGATGGATAAAGTAAAGTTCTTACCCTTATCGATGTTGAGTTCATTTTCTGTCCGTTGTGCATTATATCCTttaacattaattaaaacaagGCTACAAGTACAAAAACATAATGCTTTATATAATG GTATGATCGATGCATATATTAAAATTTACAAAGGCGAAGGCTTCTCTGGGTTATATAGAGGTTTTTGGCTTTCTTCACTCCAAATTTTTAGTG gaggATTGTATTTAACAATATATGAAGATATGAGACAAATTCTTGCTAAGCAAGATATTTTGAATTCTAAGATGAGATCATTTGTTGCTGGTGCAGCAGCAAGTGTTGTAGGTCAATCAATTGTTGTACCATTTGATGTTTTGAGCCAGCACTTGATGATGCTGGGTGTACAAAATAATGTGAAGAATAAGGGTTTAAAA gATAAGTTCAATCCATTGAATATTGATGCATCACCAGGTAGAAGCAAATTTGTGATAACTATGGATGTTGTTAGACAGATATTGAAAGTAGATGGAATTCCTGGGTTTTATAGAGGTTATTTTGCTAGTTTATCTGTTTATGTTCCTAATTCCTCATTATGGTGGGGATTTTATCAACTTTATCAag ATCAACTTTTTGCCATAGCACCAGTATGGGTATCTCAACTGTTTATTCAAACGACATCAGGTATGTTAGGAGGTTTCACCACAGTTATTATCACCAATCCATTGGATATTGTGAGGACAAGAATGCAAGTTACAAGGTTAGACTCATGGTCACTAGCGTTTAGAGGCTTATGGAAAGAAGAAGGCTTGAGAATGTTCGCAAAAGGTTTGAGTGCTAGGCTGTTGCAATCTGCATCATACAGTTTTGGTATAATTTTGGGATATGAAACAATAAAACGTATATCAGTTAAGGAAGAATATAAAGAATATGTAAGGTGGTAG